One genomic window of Mucilaginibacter sp. SJ includes the following:
- a CDS encoding (Fe-S)-binding protein — protein MKVELFIPCFIDQLFPATAFNTVKVLEKAGCKVSYNPAQTCCGQPAFNAGFWDDAKEVGSKFLSDFSEDSVIVSPSASCTGMVKNYYNDLFTNTAVHNKCRAIQGNIYELSDFLVNILEFDYFGAELDGKAVYHDSCAGLRECKIKDEPRQLLSKVLGLELLDLKDGETCCGFGGTFAVKFDGISTAMAQQKVNNALDVGAEYIISTDTSCLMHMQGYIDKNNLPIQTMHIADVLALGWGNV, from the coding sequence ATGAAGGTTGAGTTGTTCATACCGTGTTTTATAGATCAGTTGTTTCCCGCTACAGCTTTTAATACCGTAAAAGTGCTGGAAAAAGCAGGCTGTAAGGTTAGTTATAACCCGGCACAAACCTGTTGCGGTCAGCCGGCTTTTAATGCCGGTTTTTGGGATGATGCTAAAGAGGTGGGAAGCAAGTTTTTAAGTGATTTTTCGGAAGACAGTGTTATTGTTTCGCCCTCAGCTTCATGTACAGGCATGGTAAAAAATTATTATAACGATCTGTTTACCAATACGGCTGTACACAATAAATGCAGGGCCATTCAAGGAAATATCTACGAACTATCAGACTTTTTGGTAAATATCCTGGAGTTTGATTATTTCGGCGCCGAGCTTGATGGCAAGGCTGTTTATCACGATAGCTGCGCCGGCCTGCGCGAGTGTAAGATAAAAGACGAGCCCCGCCAGCTGCTCTCCAAGGTGCTTGGTCTCGAACTGCTTGACCTGAAAGACGGTGAAACCTGCTGCGGTTTTGGAGGCACCTTCGCCGTTAAGTTTGATGGCATTTCGACCGCGATGGCGCAGCAAAAGGTTAATAATGCCCTTGATGTTGGTGCCGAATACATTATCTCAACCGATACCTCATGCTTGATGCACATGCAGGGATATATTGATAAAAATAATTTACCTATTCAAACCATGCATATTGCCGATGTACTGGCTTTGGGTTGGGGGAATGTGTAA